One Mesoplodon densirostris isolate mMesDen1 chromosome X, mMesDen1 primary haplotype, whole genome shotgun sequence genomic region harbors:
- the MED12 gene encoding mediator of RNA polymerase II transcription subunit 12 isoform X2: MAAFGILSYEHRPLKRPRLGPPDVYPQDPKQKEDELTALNVKQGFNNQPAVSGDEHGSAKNVNFNPAKISSNFSSIIAEKLRCNTLPDTGRRKPQVNQKDNFWLVTARSQSAINTWFTDLAGTKPLTQLAKKVPIFSKKEEVFGYLAKYTVPVMRAAWLIKMTCAYYAAITETKVKKRHVIDPFMEWTQIITKYLWEQLQKMAEYYRPGPSGSGGCGSTIGPLPHDVEVAIRQWDYNEKLAMFMFQDGMLDRHEFLTWVLECFEKIRPGEDELLKLLLPLLLRYSGEFVQSAYLSRRLAYFCTRRLALQLDGVSSHSSHVMSAQSTSTLPTTPAPQPPTSSTPSTPFSDLLMCPQHRPLVFGLSCILQTILLCCPSALVWHYSLTDSRIKTGSPLDHLPIAPSNLPMPEGNSAFTQQVRAKLREIEQQIKERGQAVEVRWSFDKCQEATAGFTIGRVLHTLEVLDSHSFERSDFSNSLDSLCNRIFGLGPSKDGHEISSDDDAVVSLLCEWAVSCKRSGRHRAMVVAKLLEKRQAEIEAERCGESEAADEKGSIASGSLSAPSAPIFQDVLLQFLDTQAPMLTDPRSESERVEFFNLVLLFCELIRHDVFSHNMYTCTLISRGDLAFGAPGPRPPSPFDDPADDPERKEAEGSSSSKLEDPGLSESMDIDPSSSVLFEDMEKPDFSLFSPTMPCEGKGSPSPEKPDVEKEVKPPPKEKLEGTLGVLYDQPRHVQYATHFPIPQEESCSHECNQRLVVLFGVGKQRDDARHAIKKITKDILKVLNRKGTAETDQLAPIVPLNPGDLTFLGGEDGQKRRRNRPEAFPTAEDIFAKFQHLSHYDQHQVTAQVSRNVLEQITSFALGMSYHLPLVQHVQFIFDLMEYSLSISGLIDFAIQLLNELSVVEAELLLKSSDLVGSYTTSLCLCIVAVLRHYHACLILNQDQMAQVFEGLCGVVKHGMNRSDGSSAERCILAYLYDLYTSCSHLKSKFGELFSDFCSKVKNTIYCNVEPSESNMRWAPEFMIDTLENPAAHTFTYTGLGKSLSENPANRYSFVCNALMHVCVGHHDPDRVNDIAILCAELTGYCKSLSAEWLGVLKALCCSSNNGTCGFNDLLCNVDVSDLSFHDSLATFVAILIARQCLLLEDLIRCAAIPSLLNAACSEQDSEPGARLTCRILLHLFKTPQLNPCQSDGNKPTVGIRSSCDRHLLAASQNRIVDGAVFAVLKAVFVLGDAELKGSGFTVTGGTEELPEEEGGGGSGGRRQGGRNISVETASLDVYAKYVLRSICQQEWVGERCLKSLCEDSNDLQDPVLSSAQAQRLMQLICYPHRLLDNEDGENPQRQRIKRILQNLDQWTMRQSSLELQLMIKQTPNNEMNSLLENIAKATIEVFQQSAETGSSSGNTASNMPSSSKTKPVLSSLERSGVWLVAPLIAKLPTSVQGHVLKAAGEELEKGQHLGSSSRKERDRQKQKSMSLLSQQPFLSLVLTCLKGQDEQREGLLTSLYSQVHQIVNNWRDDQYLDDCKPKQLMHEALKLRLNLVGGMFDTVQRSTQQTTEWAVLLLEIIISGTVDMQSNNELFTTVLDMLSVLINGTLAADMSSISQGSMEENKRAYMNLVKKLRKELGERQSDSLEKVRQLLPLPKQTRDVITCEPQGSLIDTKGNKIAGFDSIFKKEGLQVSTKQKISPWDLFEGLKPSAPLSWGWFGTVRVDRRVARGEEQQRLLLYHTHLRPRPRAYYLEPLPLPPEDEEPPAPALLEPEKKAPEPPKTDKPGAAPPSTEERKKKSTKGKKRSQPAAKTEPSPLPPVPFTQDYGMGPGRSGPYGVTVPPDLLHHTNPGSISHLSYRQGSIGLYTQNQPLPAGGPRVDPYRPVRLPMQKLPTRPPYPGVLPTTMTGVMGLEPSSYKTSVYRQQQPAVPQGQRLRQQLQAKIQSQGMLGQSSVHQMTPSSSYGLQTSQGYTPYVSHVGLQQHTGPAGTMVPPSYSSQPYQSTHSSTNPTLVDPTRHLQQRPSGYVHQQAPTYGHGLTSTQRFSHQTLQQTPMIGTMTPLGAQGVQAGVRSASILPEQQQQQQQQQQQQQQQQQQQQQQQQQQQYHIRQQQQQQILRQQQQQQQQQQQQQQQQQQQQQQQQQQQQQQAHQQQQQQAAPPQPQPQSQPQFQRQGLQQTQQQQQTAALVRQLQQQLSNTQPQPSTNIFGRY; this comes from the exons ATGGCGGCCTTCGGGATCTTGAGCTACGAACACCGGCCCCTGAAGCGGCCGCGGCTGGGGCCTCCCGATGTATACCCTCAAGATCCCAAACAGAAGGAG GATGAACTAACGGCCTTGAATGTAAAACAAGGTTTCAATAACCAGCCAGCTGTCTCTGGGGATGAACATGGCAGTGCCAAGAACGTCAACTTCAATCCTGCCAAG ATCAGTTCCAACTTCAGCAGCATTATTGCAGAGAAGTTACGTTGTAACACCCTCCCTGACACCGGTAGAAGGAAGCCCCAAGTGAACCAGAAGGACAACTTCTGGCTGGTGACTGCACGATCCCAGAGTGCCATTAACACCTGGTTCACCGATCTGGCTGGCACCAAGCCACTCACACAACTAGCCAAAAAG GTCCCCATTTTCAGTAAGAAGGAAGAAGTGTTTGGGTACTTGGCCAAGTACACAGTTCCTGTGATGCGGGCTGCCTGGCTCATTAAGATGACCTGTGCCTACTATGCGGCGATCACAGAGACCAAGGTTAAGAAGAGACATGTCATTGACCCTTTCATGG AATGGACTCAGATCATCACCAAGTACTTATGGGAGCAGCTGCAAAAGATGGCTGAATACTACCGGCCAGGGCCTTCCGGAAGTGGGGGCTGTGGTTCTACTATAGGGCCCTTGCCCCATGATGTAGAGGTGGCAATCCGGCAGTGGGACTACAATGAGAAGCTGGCCATGTTCATGTTTCAG GACGGAATGCTGGACAGACATGAGTTCCTGACCTGGGTACTTGAGTGCTTTGAGAAAATCCGCCCTGGAGAGGATGAATTGCTTAAACTGCTGCTGCCCCTGCTGCTTCGA TACTCTGGGGAATTCGTTCAGTCTGCATACCTCTCCCGCCGCCTTGCCTACTTCTGTACGCGGAGACTGGCCCTGCAGCTGGATGGCGTGAGCAGTCACTCATCTCATGTGATGTCTGCTCAGTCAACAAGCACACTGCCCACAACCCCTGCTCCTCAGCCCCCAACTAGCAGCACACCCTCTACACCCTTTAGTGACCTGCTTATGTGCCCTCAACACCGGCCCCTAGTTTTTGGCCTCAGCTGTATCCTTCAG ACCATCCTCCTGTGTTGTCCTAGTGCCCTGGTTTGGCACTACTCGCTGACTGATAGCCGAATCAAGACTGGCTCACCACTTGACCACCTGCCTATTGCCCCCTCCAACCTGCCCATGCCAGAGGGCAACAGTGCCTTCACTCAGCAG GTCCGTGCAAAGTTGCGGGAGATTGAGCAGCAGATCAAGGAGCGAGGACAGGCCGTTGAGGTTCGCTGGTCTTTTGATAAGTGCCAAGAAGCTACTGCAG GCTTCACCATTGGACGGGTGCTCCATACTTTGGAAGTGCTGGACAGCCATAGTTTTGAGCGCTCTGACTTCAGCAACTCTCTTGATTCCCTCTGTAATCGAATCTTTGGATTGGGGCCTAGCAAGGATGGGCACGAG ATCTCCTCAGATGATGATGCTGTGGTATCATTGCTGTGTGAATGGGCTGTCAGCTGCAAGCGCTCTGGTCGTCATCGTGCGATGGTGGTAGCCAAGCTGCTGGAGAAGAGACAGGCAGAGATTGAGGCTGAG CGTTGTGGAGAATCGGAAGCCGCAGATGAGAAGGGTTCCATAGCCTCTGGCTCCCTTTCTGCTCCTAGTGCTCCCATTTTCCAGGATGTCCTCCTGCAGTTTCTGGATACACAGGCTCCCATGCTGA CGGACCCCCGAAGTGAGAGTGAGCGAGTGGAGTTCTTTAACTTGGTACTGCTGTTCTGTGAACTGATTCGACATGATGTTTTCTCCCACAACATGTACACTTGCACCCTCATCTCCCGAGGGGACCTTGCCTTCGGAGCCCCTGGTCCCCGGCCTCCCTCTCCCTTTGATGACCCTGCCGATGACCCCGAGCGCAAGGAGGCtgaaggcagcagcagcagcaagctgGAG GATCCAGGCCTCTCGGAGTCTATGGACATCGACCCTAGCTCCAGTGTGCTCTTTGAGGACATGGAGAAGCCTGATTTCTCA TTGTTCTCCCCCACTATGCCCTGTGAGGGGAAGGGCAGTCCATCCCCTGAGAAACCAGATGTTGAGAAGGAGGTGAAGCCCCCACCCAAGGAGAAGCTAGAAGGGACCCTTGGGGTCCTTTATGACCAGCCGCGGCACGTGCAGTATGCCACGCACTTTCCCATCCCCCAG GAGGAGTCATGCAGCCATGAGTGCAACCAGCGGTTGGTCGTACTGTTTGGGGTGGGAAAGCAGCGAGATGATGCCCGCCATGCCATCAAGAAAATTACCAAGGATATCCTGAAGGTTCTGAACCGCAAAGGGACAGCGGAAACTG ACCAGCTTGCTCCTATTGTGCCTCTGAATCCTGGAGACCTGACATTCTTAG GTGGGGAGGATGGGCAGAAGCGGCGGCGCAACCGGCCTGAAGCCTTCCCCACTGCCGAGGATATCTTTGCTAAGTTCCAGCACCTTTCGCATTATGACCAACACCAGGTCACAGCTCAG GTCTCCCGGAATGTTCTGGAGCAGATCACGAGCTTTGCCCTTGGCATGTCGTACCACTTGCCTCTGGTGCAGCATGTGCAGTTCATCTTCGACCTCATGGAATATTCACTCAGCATCAGTGGCCTCATCGACTTTGCCATTCAG CTACTGAATGAACTGAGTGTAGTTGAGGCCGAGTTGCTTCTCAAATCCTCGGATCTGGTGGGCAGCTACACTACCAGCCTGTGCCTGTGCATCGTGGCTGTCCTGCGGCACTATCACGCCTGCCTCATCCTcaaccaggaccagatggcacaGGTCTTTGAGGG GCTGTGTGGCGTAGTCAAGCATGGGATGAACCGGTCCGATGGCTCCTCCGCAGAGCGCTGTATCCTTGCTTATCTCTATGATCTGTACACCTCCTGTAGCCATTTAAAGAGCAAATTTGGGGAGCTCTTCAG CGACTTCTGCTCCAAGGTGAAGAACACCATCTACTGCAACGTGGAACCGTCAGAATCCAACATGCGCTGGGCACCCGAGTTCATGATTGACACTCTGGAGAACCCTGCCGCTCACACCTTCACCTACACAGGGCTAGGCAAGAGTCTTAGTGAGAACCCTGCTAACCGCTACAGCTTTGTCTGCAATGCCCTTATGCACGTCTGTGTGGGGCACCATGATCCCGATAG GGTGAATGACATCGCAATCCTGTGTGCAGAGCTGACCGGCTATTGCAAGTCACTGAGTGCAGAGTGGCTGGGAGTGCTTAAGGCCTTGTGCTGCTCCTCTAACAATGGCACTTGTGGTTTCAACGACCTCCTCTGCAATGTAGAT GTCAGTGACCTGTCTTTTCACGACTCCCTGGCCACTTTTGTTGCCATCCTCATTGCTCGGCAGTGTTTGCTCCTGGAGGATCTGATTCGCTGTGCAGCCATCCCTTCGCTCCTTAATGCTG CTTGCAGTGAACAGGACTCTGAGCCGGGGGCCCGGCTTACCTGCCGCATCCTCCTCCACCTTTTCAAGACACCTCAACTCAATCCTTGCCAGTCGGACGGAA ACAAGCCTACGGTAGGAATCCGCTCCTCCTGTGACCGCCACCTGCTGGCTGCCTCCCAGAACCGCATTGTGGATGGAGCTGTGTTTGCTGTTCTCAAGGCTGTGTTTGTACTTG GGGATGCGGAACTGAAGGGTTCAGGCTTCACTGTGACAGGAGGAACAGAAGAACTtccagaggaggagggaggaggtggcagtGGCGGTCGGAGGCAGGGTGGCCGCAACATCTCTGTGGAGACAGCCAGTCTGGATGTCTATGCCAAGTACGTGCTACGCAGCATCTGCCAGCAG GAATGGGTAGGAGAACGTTGCCTTAAATCGCTGTGTGAGGACAGCAATGACTTGCAAGACCCAGTGTTGAGTAGCGCCCAGGCCCAGCGCCTCATGCAGCTCATCTGCTACCCACATCGGCTGCTGGACAATGAGGATGGGGAAAACCCCCAGCGGCAACGCATTAAGCGTATTCTCCAG AACTTGGACCAGTGGACCATGCGCCAGTCTTCCTTGGAGCTGCAGCTCATGATCAAGCAGACCCCTAACAAT GAGATGAACTCCCTCTTAGAGAACATCGCCAAGGCCACAATCGAGGTTTTCCAACAGTCTGCAGAGACAGGGTCGTCTTCTGGAAACACTGCAAGCAACATGCCCAGCAGCAGCAAGACCAAGCCCGTGCTCAG CTCCCTAGAGCGCTCTGGTGTATGGCTGGTGGCTCCTCTCATTGCCAAACTGCCCACCTCAGTCCAGGGGCATGTGTTAAAGGCTGCTGGGGAAGAATTGGAGAAGGGCCAGCACCTGGGTTCCTCTTCGCGCAAAGAACGCGATCGACAAAAGCAGAAGAG CATGTCCCTGTTGAGCCAGCAGCCCTTCTTATCCCTGGTGCTGACGTGTCTGAAGGGTCAGGACGAGCAGCGCGAGGGACTCCTTACCTCCCTCTACAGCCAGGTCCACCAG ATTGTGAATAATTGGAGAGATGACCAGTACTTAGATGATTGCAAGCCAAAGCAGCTAATGCATGAGGCGCTCAAACTGCGGCTCAACCTG GTGGGGGGCATGTTTGACACGGTGCAGCGCAGCACCCAGCAGACCACAGAGTGGGCTGTGCTCCTCCTGGAGATCATCATCAGCGGCACTGTCGACATGCAGTCCAACAA TGAGCTCTTCACCACCGTCTTGGACATGCTGAGCGTGCTCATCAATGGGACCCTAGCTGCGGACATGTCCAGCATCTCCCAGGGCAGCATGGAGGAAAACAAACGTGCTTACATGAACCTGGTGAAGAAGCTGCGG AAGGAGTTGGGGGAGCGCCAGTCAGACAGTCTGGAAAAAGTTCGCCAGCTGCTGCCACTGCCCAAGCAGACCCGAGATGTCATCACATGTGAGCCGCAGGGCTCCCTTATCGACACCAAAGGCAACAAGATTGCCGGCTTCGACTCTATCTTCAAGAAGGAG GGTCTACAGGTTTCCACCAAACAGAAGATCTCCCCCTGGGATCTTTTTGAAGGCTTGAAGCCATCAGCGCCACTGTCTTGGGGCTGGTTTGGAACAGTCCGGGTGGACCGGCGCGTGGCCCGCGGAGAGGAGCAGCAGCGGCTGCTGCTGTACCACACGCACCTGAGGCCCCGGCCCCGCGCCTATTACCTGgagccgctgccgctgccgccggaAGATGAggagcccccagcccccgccctgcTGGAGCCTGAAAAAAAGGCTCCAGAGCCCCCCAAAACTGACAAACCTGGGGCCGCTCCCCCCAGCACTGAGGAACGCAAGAAGAAGTCCACCAAGGGCAAGAAACGCAGCCAGCCGGCCGCCAAGACAGAG ccctctccccttcctcctgtgcCGTTCACACAGGACTATGGAATGGGCCCAGGCCGGAGTGGCCCCTATGGAGTGACAGTGCCTCCGGACCTCCTGCACCATACCAACCCTGGCTCCATATCCCACCTTAGCTACAGGCAGGGCTCCATAGGCCTCTACACCCAGAACCAGCCACTGCCGGCAG GTGGCCCCCGTGTGGACCCGTACCGCCCTGTGCGGTTACCGATGCAGAAGCTGCCGACCCGACCACCTTACCCTGGAGTGCTGCCCACCACCATGACTGGCGTCATGGGACTGGAACCATCCTCCTACAAGACGTCTGTGTACCGACAGCAGCAGCCTGCGGTGCCCCAGGGACAGCGCCTTCGCCAACAGCTCCAGGCAAAGATA CAGAGTCAGGGGATGTTGGGACAGTCATCTGTCCATCAGATGACTCCCAGCTCTTCCTACGGTTTGCAGACCTCCCAG gGCTATACTCCTTACGTTTCTCATGTGGGATTGCAGCAACACACAGGCCCCGCAGGTACCATGGTGCCCCCCAGCTACTCCAGCCAGCCTTATCAGAGCACCCACTCTTCTACCAATCCTACTCTTGTAGATCCTACTCGCCATCTGCAACAGCGGCCCAGTGGCTATGTGCACCAGCAGGCCCCAACCTACGGACACGGGCTGACCTCCACTCAAAG GTTTTCCCACCAGACACTGCAGCAGACACCCATGATAGGCACTATGACCCCACTGGGCGCCCAGGGTGTCCAGGCTGGCGTCCGGTCGGCTTCCATCCTGcctgagcagcagcagcagcagcagcagcagcaacagcagcagcagcaacagcagcaacaacagcagcagcagcaacaacagcaacagtACCACAtccggcagcagcagcagcagcagatccTGCGG cagcagcagcagcagcagcagcagcagcaacagcagcagcagcagcaacagcagcagcagcagcaacagcagcagcagcagcagcagcaagcacaccagcagcagcagcagcaggcagctcctccccagccccagccccagtcccagccccag TTCCAGCGGCAGGGGCTTCAGCAGACCCAGCAACAACAGCAGACAGCAGCTTTGGTCCGGCAGCTCCAACAACAGCTCTCCA ATACCCAGCCACAGCCCAGTACCAACATATTTGGACGCTACTGA